One Actinomyces marmotae DNA window includes the following coding sequences:
- the cas3g gene encoding type I-U CRISPR-associated helicase/endonuclease Cas3 — MLSTEEFGDFFEAVHGPGHRPFSWQRDLLEHLASSGAWPEQIAAPTGAGKSSVIEVHVFANALAAVGAGARVPRRLAIVVNRRALTDAHAERANHIQALLDGPTDSAADVMARVREALASLRPAGAERRQPLVVTTMRGAAATDRGWLNAPEACAVLCMTPDMWGSSLLFRSYGASRLARPRLAGLLALDAAIVLDEAHLNRQLIVTARRVGELCAAGAERIGVPALQAVEMTATPPGAAGRAVGVTRSSIADDPRLASRVLAPKGIRYIETDTWPANGQMTAKYRDAVVKQVIDAVGQARELIPDSPDGEDGAHPPRTIGCVLNRVGGAVQVAKELREKGLACQLWVGRMRPWDLERLREEEPGLFGPAGSERVDVLVATQTVEVGVDLDLVSMVTELASGSSLAQRAGRVNRLGLRDRGDVIVLGPPADAKVKADALPYCKEDLLQGRAWVLRRAGTGDLSPLAVSEHPPEPDTSRRVLYQRPEPWDAALWSKTSMDLVVEPELDLWLRDGLEPEEGTVGIVLRGLSELPEATAGEALVRVVPPQEHEVYPTTVATARALIERLADEQSALLESAVLWRDGDVHAEWQARIADPKRADGQAIARLLRPGDLLVIDAAAAILTEGVVTPDGDEVGEPVPVPSLRGVAAMITDDEELMRLCQLEAEELDSELPEGEREWPPGWDAESGIAPAWLVVRAEEIVDDESDERSAWSRSPRILLADHNAAVSARAGEIGERIGLLPSPESALREAGLWHDAGKEDERFQVFLGQEDRRDDAPLAKSGGRPLKSVRRAWADAGLPPGWRHELASTAAYWGQARADGEGPVDDGRRDLVARLVGTSHGRGRPTFNHDPITAGPGDSEALEELVGEGEWESLIARTDRVWGEWGAAYLEALLRAADCSISAEGR, encoded by the coding sequence ATGCTGAGCACTGAGGAGTTCGGGGACTTCTTCGAAGCCGTGCACGGCCCGGGGCACCGCCCGTTCTCCTGGCAGCGAGACCTGCTCGAGCACTTGGCGAGCAGTGGGGCATGGCCGGAGCAGATCGCCGCCCCGACGGGCGCGGGTAAGTCAAGCGTCATCGAGGTTCACGTCTTCGCCAACGCCCTGGCCGCCGTCGGCGCGGGCGCCCGGGTCCCCCGTCGGCTAGCCATCGTTGTCAACCGTAGGGCTCTCACTGACGCCCACGCTGAGCGCGCGAATCACATTCAGGCACTGCTGGATGGCCCGACGGATTCCGCTGCCGATGTGATGGCGAGAGTCCGGGAGGCCCTCGCCAGCCTCCGCCCCGCAGGGGCGGAGAGACGGCAACCGCTGGTCGTGACCACGATGCGAGGCGCCGCGGCCACCGACCGCGGCTGGCTCAACGCCCCCGAGGCCTGCGCGGTCCTGTGCATGACCCCGGACATGTGGGGATCTAGCCTGCTGTTCCGCTCTTACGGGGCCTCCAGGCTAGCCCGCCCGAGACTCGCGGGTTTGCTCGCCCTGGACGCCGCCATCGTCTTGGACGAGGCCCATCTGAACCGCCAGCTCATCGTCACCGCGCGGCGCGTCGGTGAGCTGTGCGCTGCGGGCGCTGAGCGCATCGGCGTGCCAGCTCTCCAGGCGGTGGAGATGACCGCCACTCCACCGGGAGCGGCCGGCCGCGCCGTCGGGGTCACTCGGAGCTCGATCGCGGACGATCCCCGCTTGGCGAGCCGGGTGCTCGCGCCCAAGGGCATCCGCTACATCGAGACTGACACCTGGCCGGCCAACGGGCAAATGACGGCGAAGTACCGTGACGCGGTGGTGAAGCAGGTGATTGACGCCGTCGGCCAGGCTCGGGAGCTCATTCCTGACTCCCCGGATGGAGAGGATGGAGCCCATCCTCCCAGGACCATTGGCTGCGTGCTCAACCGGGTGGGCGGCGCCGTTCAGGTGGCCAAGGAACTACGGGAGAAGGGGCTCGCCTGCCAGCTATGGGTGGGGCGTATGCGCCCATGGGATCTTGAACGGCTTCGTGAGGAGGAGCCGGGGCTCTTCGGCCCGGCTGGATCTGAGCGCGTGGATGTCCTTGTGGCCACGCAGACCGTGGAGGTCGGGGTGGATCTCGACCTGGTGTCCATGGTCACTGAGCTGGCCTCCGGCAGCTCCCTCGCCCAGCGGGCGGGGCGGGTGAATCGGCTCGGCCTCCGGGATCGTGGAGACGTCATCGTCCTGGGGCCTCCTGCGGATGCCAAGGTGAAAGCAGATGCTCTCCCATACTGCAAAGAGGACCTGCTCCAAGGACGAGCATGGGTGCTCAGACGCGCGGGGACCGGTGATCTCTCGCCGCTGGCGGTCAGCGAGCACCCGCCTGAGCCGGATACTTCTCGACGCGTGCTCTATCAGCGCCCGGAGCCCTGGGACGCCGCGCTGTGGTCCAAGACCTCCATGGACCTCGTGGTGGAGCCTGAGCTCGACCTCTGGCTCCGGGATGGCCTTGAGCCAGAGGAGGGCACGGTGGGAATCGTTCTGCGTGGGCTGTCAGAATTACCGGAGGCCACCGCGGGAGAGGCGCTTGTCCGCGTGGTGCCGCCGCAGGAGCACGAGGTCTATCCGACGACGGTCGCGACGGCGCGAGCGCTGATCGAACGGCTCGCCGATGAGCAGAGCGCGCTCCTGGAGTCCGCCGTCCTGTGGCGCGACGGGGATGTCCACGCGGAATGGCAGGCGCGAATCGCCGATCCGAAGCGGGCAGATGGTCAGGCGATCGCGCGGCTGCTGCGCCCCGGGGACCTGCTCGTGATCGACGCCGCAGCGGCGATCCTCACCGAGGGCGTGGTGACGCCTGACGGGGATGAGGTTGGCGAGCCCGTCCCCGTCCCATCCTTGCGCGGTGTGGCCGCGATGATCACTGATGATGAGGAGCTCATGCGACTGTGCCAGTTGGAGGCGGAGGAGCTTGACTCGGAGTTACCCGAGGGGGAGCGCGAGTGGCCTCCCGGCTGGGACGCTGAGAGTGGGATCGCTCCGGCGTGGCTGGTGGTGAGGGCCGAGGAGATAGTTGACGACGAGTCTGACGAGCGCTCGGCATGGTCGCGGAGCCCGCGCATTCTCCTCGCCGACCACAACGCGGCGGTGTCCGCCCGCGCTGGGGAGATAGGGGAGAGGATCGGTCTTCTTCCTTCTCCGGAATCGGCTTTGAGAGAGGCTGGGCTGTGGCACGACGCCGGCAAGGAGGATGAGCGCTTCCAGGTGTTCCTGGGGCAGGAGGATCGCCGGGATGACGCCCCTTTGGCCAAGAGTGGCGGGCGCCCCTTGAAATCCGTCCGCAGGGCGTGGGCGGACGCGGGGCTCCCGCCGGGATGGCGCCACGAGTTGGCCTCCACCGCCGCCTACTGGGGGCAGGCGCGGGCCGACGGTGAGGGGCCCGTCGATGATGGGCGCCGCGATCTTGTTGCCCGGCTGGTGGGCACGAGTCACGGACGCGGGCGCCCGACGTTCAACCACGATCCCATAACGGCTGGACCCGGTGATTCGGAGGCCTTGGAGGAGCTCGTGGGCGAAGGGGAGTGGGAGTCCCTCATCGCTCGGACGGACCGCGTATGGGGCGAGTGGGGAGCTGCCTACCTCGAGGCGCTTCTCCGCGCCGCCGACTGCTCGATCTCAGCAGAGGGGAGGTGA
- the cas1 gene encoding CRISPR-associated endonuclease Cas1, with translation MTSDPIPISLVAHTAFCPRRAWLESVGEKTDTMQMQAGIEAHRRADDPSQSRPAEYRAVSVRSERLGLSGRCDVVEGSAEGPLTVVEYKATPVRRRPEVTEANRLQLALQRICLEEMGRVVAGTEVYFTGHRRRVEVDLSAADLLEAEEAVARTRSIISADHAPEPLQDDHRCQWCSHESVCLPVEHRYEASRRRVIAAAPDAQIVHVTTPGSRASLSAGRLEVKKDGEKLLSVPIERVLGLVMHGNADVSSALLRELCWRDRCVVWCSWSGRVIGWSQGADSPNGIQRVQQHVASAEGRLDIAQQMVAAKIANQATLLRRNGDAAEEITKMRHLQRYALDAPSLTDLLGVEGEAASLYFAKFATMLEGQASRFAAQQWRGRYRRPAPDPANAALDYTYAILLGECIRALVACGLDPHAGFLHSSSRNKPALALDLMEEFRAPVADSVVVRALRNGELSEDDFTAVMGACRMTDRGRKQLIAAFERRIETSFRHPVFGYDVTWRRAIEVQARLVLGTIDGTQRDYKGVRVR, from the coding sequence ATGACGTCGGATCCCATTCCGATCAGTTTGGTGGCGCACACGGCGTTCTGCCCGAGGCGCGCGTGGCTGGAGTCGGTGGGGGAGAAGACCGACACGATGCAGATGCAGGCCGGCATCGAGGCTCACCGGCGCGCCGATGACCCTTCCCAGAGCCGTCCAGCGGAGTATCGAGCCGTGAGCGTCCGCTCGGAGAGACTTGGATTGTCAGGGAGATGCGATGTCGTCGAGGGCTCCGCTGAGGGGCCGCTCACCGTGGTGGAGTACAAGGCGACGCCTGTGCGCCGCCGTCCCGAGGTGACTGAGGCGAACCGCCTGCAGCTCGCCCTCCAAAGGATCTGCCTGGAGGAGATGGGGCGCGTCGTCGCCGGAACAGAGGTGTACTTCACCGGACACCGCAGACGGGTGGAGGTGGATCTCAGCGCCGCGGACCTGCTGGAAGCCGAGGAGGCAGTGGCGAGGACTCGAAGTATCATCTCGGCGGACCACGCTCCCGAGCCGCTCCAGGATGACCACCGATGCCAGTGGTGCTCTCACGAGTCGGTCTGCCTGCCGGTGGAGCACAGGTACGAGGCCTCGCGCCGTCGGGTCATCGCCGCCGCGCCTGACGCGCAGATCGTTCATGTCACCACGCCCGGATCGCGGGCATCGCTGTCCGCTGGGCGGCTGGAGGTCAAGAAGGACGGCGAGAAGCTGTTAAGCGTGCCGATCGAGCGGGTGTTGGGACTGGTCATGCATGGCAACGCGGATGTCTCATCGGCTCTGCTCCGGGAGCTGTGCTGGCGGGACCGATGCGTAGTGTGGTGCTCATGGTCCGGGCGGGTCATCGGTTGGTCCCAAGGAGCGGACTCGCCCAACGGTATCCAGCGGGTTCAACAGCATGTGGCGAGCGCGGAGGGCCGCCTCGATATAGCCCAGCAGATGGTGGCGGCGAAGATCGCCAACCAGGCCACACTCCTGCGTCGCAATGGTGATGCCGCTGAGGAGATCACCAAGATGCGCCATTTGCAGCGCTACGCCCTCGATGCCCCGTCTCTCACCGATCTTCTCGGAGTGGAAGGGGAAGCGGCGTCCCTGTACTTCGCGAAGTTCGCCACTATGCTCGAGGGGCAAGCCTCACGGTTCGCCGCGCAGCAGTGGAGGGGGCGCTACAGAAGACCCGCACCGGACCCTGCCAATGCCGCTCTCGACTACACCTACGCAATTCTCCTGGGAGAGTGCATCCGTGCCCTCGTGGCCTGCGGCCTTGACCCGCATGCGGGCTTCCTCCACTCAAGCTCCCGCAATAAGCCGGCCCTTGCCCTGGACCTCATGGAGGAGTTCCGGGCGCCCGTAGCCGATTCCGTGGTGGTTCGCGCGCTGCGCAACGGTGAGCTCAGCGAAGATGACTTCACGGCGGTGATGGGCGCATGCCGCATGACCGACCGGGGTCGCAAGCAGCTGATCGCCGCGTTCGAGAGGAGGATCGAGACCTCATTCCGGCACCCGGTTTTCGGCTACGACGTCACCTGGCGCCGCGCCATTGAGGTGCAGGCGCGTCTCGTGCTCGGGACCATTGATGGGACGCAGCGCGATTACAAGGGCGTAAGGGTGCGTTGA
- the cas2 gene encoding CRISPR-associated endonuclease Cas2, which yields MRDDVRRVLVAYDVPSDKRRGRVAKILLKYGDRIQYSVFVVDSAPAKLMRLREELSAAVDPDEDSILLCDVGPLASVDAKRFTYVGLTRTITPEGPLIA from the coding sequence ATGCGCGATGATGTGAGGCGAGTGCTCGTCGCCTATGACGTGCCCTCCGACAAGCGGCGCGGCCGAGTGGCGAAGATTCTCCTCAAGTACGGCGACCGGATCCAGTACTCAGTGTTCGTGGTGGACTCCGCGCCAGCGAAGCTCATGCGGCTGCGAGAGGAGCTGAGCGCGGCCGTTGACCCGGATGAGGACTCGATCCTGCTGTGCGACGTCGGGCCGTTGGCCTCGGTCGATGCGAAGCGGTTCACATACGTGGGCCTGACGAGGACCATCACGCCTGAGGGGCCTCTCATCGCCTGA
- a CDS encoding cysteine desulfurase family protein: MRTYLDHAATAPTRPEVAEQVARDMAEMAGGAGGRADGALANPAALHGSGRKAAGRLAEARGRIAAALGVDAHEVILTSGGTEADGLVVAGRALAVPGGVLAVSAVEHPAVLDSARTARARLGARLRILGVDGAGLVRPETAAAVVREARSAREAREAWEAPAGGGAAPPEGGGAARPESRGSARPESGGAAGPVALVSVMAANNETGAVQDLAGIVAAVREASGVPRPGRPGYVPVHCDAVAAVGRVPLDVHGWGLDAVSVSGHKLGAPVGVGALVARRDLELAAPMGGGRQERGLRSGTQDVVGARALALALELAVAEREAEAERLEGLRSRLLAGALAIPGAHATLPGGAPHLPGTAHLWFEGVSAEALLMALDMAGIDASAGSACHAGVSGPSHVLMAMGLGEEAARGTLRCTMGAGTSLDDVERLLAALPAAVGTARRAHRAH, from the coding sequence ATGCGGACCTACCTCGATCATGCGGCGACGGCGCCGACGCGCCCCGAGGTTGCCGAGCAGGTGGCGCGGGATATGGCTGAGATGGCTGGCGGGGCGGGCGGCCGGGCGGACGGGGCGCTGGCGAATCCGGCGGCTCTGCATGGCTCGGGCCGGAAGGCGGCGGGGCGCCTGGCCGAGGCGCGGGGCCGGATCGCGGCGGCCCTGGGGGTGGACGCGCACGAGGTGATCCTGACCTCTGGCGGGACGGAGGCCGATGGGCTCGTGGTGGCGGGGCGGGCCTTGGCGGTCCCGGGTGGGGTGCTGGCCGTCTCGGCGGTGGAGCACCCGGCGGTACTGGATTCGGCCAGGACGGCGCGGGCGCGCCTGGGCGCGCGCCTGCGGATTCTAGGAGTCGACGGCGCGGGGCTGGTGCGGCCAGAGACCGCGGCCGCGGTGGTGCGGGAGGCGCGGTCTGCGCGGGAGGCGCGGGAGGCGTGGGAGGCGCCGGCGGGCGGGGGCGCGGCCCCTCCCGAGGGCGGGGGCGCCGCCCGCCCCGAGAGCAGGGGCTCGGCCCGCCCCGAAAGCGGTGGCGCGGCGGGCCCCGTGGCGCTGGTGAGCGTCATGGCGGCGAATAACGAGACGGGGGCCGTGCAGGACCTGGCGGGGATCGTCGCGGCGGTGCGGGAGGCGAGTGGCGTGCCGCGCCCGGGGCGGCCGGGGTACGTGCCGGTGCACTGCGACGCGGTGGCGGCCGTGGGAAGGGTTCCGCTGGATGTTCATGGCTGGGGTTTGGACGCGGTGAGCGTCTCCGGGCACAAGCTGGGCGCGCCGGTGGGCGTGGGGGCGCTGGTGGCCCGGCGCGATCTGGAGTTGGCGGCGCCGATGGGCGGGGGTCGCCAGGAGCGGGGCCTGCGCTCAGGTACGCAGGACGTGGTGGGCGCACGCGCGCTCGCATTGGCTCTGGAGTTGGCGGTGGCGGAGCGGGAGGCGGAGGCGGAGCGCCTGGAAGGGCTGCGATCCCGTCTGCTGGCGGGGGCGCTGGCGATCCCGGGCGCGCATGCGACCCTGCCGGGGGGAGCGCCGCATCTGCCGGGGACGGCGCATCTGTGGTTCGAGGGTGTGAGCGCGGAGGCGCTGCTCATGGCCCTGGACATGGCGGGGATCGACGCCTCGGCGGGCTCCGCGTGCCACGCGGGGGTGAGCGGCCCGAGCCATGTGCTGATGGCGATGGGCCTGGGTGAGGAGGCGGCGCGGGGGACGCTGCGCTGCACCATGGGGGCGGGGACCTCTCTCGACGACGTCGAGCGCCTCCTGGCGGCCCTGCCCGCCGCGGTGGGGACGGCGCGACGGGCGCATCGGGCCCACTGA
- the nudC gene encoding NAD(+) diphosphatase, with protein MLSRGQTDRDSARRGEPGLLKRLAADPATRLLLADARGRVALAAPAIRPDLPLDGLTPFESAPESLRLADLRATDADLSGLLLIYLGRSPRGGAVGEGGTGGPGEEAEGASWIAAIIPDGAPATTAAEPQDAEGARRPHADLERILAANPLSALRAVGAALDAHDAGLATTAVALAAWHASAPHCAACGARTEPHEAGWARRCPRPGGCGAISFPRTDPAVIMAVTDERDRIVLVHGAAWPPRRYSTVAGFIEAGESAEAAVAREVAEEIGLRVEAVEHVATQPWPFPRSLMLGYRARLAPGQGPARPDGEEVTDAATLSRSELAQAVSAGEVILPGPTSIARLLIEDWYGGELPEAPARNAEARPEAGAPRRP; from the coding sequence ATGCTCTCGCGCGGTCAGACCGACCGGGATTCCGCGCGCCGCGGCGAACCGGGGCTCCTGAAGCGCCTCGCCGCCGACCCCGCCACCCGGCTGCTCCTGGCCGATGCCCGGGGGCGCGTGGCGCTCGCGGCCCCCGCCATCCGCCCCGACCTGCCCCTGGATGGACTCACGCCCTTCGAGTCCGCGCCGGAGAGCCTGCGCCTGGCCGATCTGCGCGCCACCGACGCGGACCTGAGCGGGCTGCTCCTCATCTACCTCGGCCGCTCCCCACGCGGCGGCGCGGTGGGCGAGGGGGGAACGGGCGGGCCGGGGGAGGAGGCCGAGGGCGCCAGCTGGATCGCCGCGATCATTCCCGACGGCGCTCCCGCCACCACAGCCGCCGAGCCCCAGGACGCCGAGGGCGCCAGGCGGCCCCACGCCGACCTCGAGCGGATACTCGCGGCCAACCCGCTGTCCGCGCTGCGCGCCGTCGGCGCCGCCCTCGACGCCCACGACGCCGGGCTCGCCACCACCGCCGTCGCCCTGGCCGCCTGGCACGCCTCCGCCCCCCACTGCGCCGCCTGCGGGGCCCGCACCGAGCCCCACGAGGCCGGCTGGGCCCGCCGCTGCCCGCGACCCGGCGGCTGCGGGGCCATCTCCTTCCCCCGCACCGACCCCGCCGTCATCATGGCGGTCACCGACGAGCGCGACCGCATCGTCCTGGTCCACGGCGCCGCCTGGCCGCCCCGGCGCTACTCCACCGTCGCCGGGTTCATCGAGGCGGGGGAGTCCGCTGAGGCAGCCGTCGCCCGGGAGGTCGCCGAGGAGATCGGGCTGCGGGTCGAGGCGGTCGAGCACGTCGCCACCCAGCCCTGGCCCTTCCCCCGCTCCCTCATGCTCGGCTACCGCGCCCGCCTCGCCCCCGGCCAGGGCCCCGCGCGCCCCGACGGCGAGGAGGTCACTGACGCCGCCACCCTGTCCCGCTCGGAGCTGGCGCAGGCCGTGTCCGCCGGGGAGGTCATCCTTCCCGGACCCACCTCCATCGCCCGCCTTCTCATCGAGGACTGGTACGGCGGGGAGCTGCCCGAGGCGCCCGCGCGGAATGCCGAGGCCCGTCCCGAGGCGGGCGCGCCGCGGCGACCGTGA
- a CDS encoding ATP-dependent helicase, translating to MTKPSPTPDAPGPTQAGRPLSPAQLLDALDPDQRAVAEHVEGALCVLAGAGTGKTRAITYRIAHGVAIGAYHPHQLLALTFTKKAAGELRGRLRALGIEGAQARTFHSAALSQLRYFWPSAVGGQILPLQPGKAPLIAVAASRLGLGTDRALIRDLAAEIEWAKVTNTLPEDYAQAATARGRGAAGLDAGTIASVLHLYEEAKSERGVIDFEDVLLILAGILAEREDIAARVRSQYKHFVVDEYQDVSPIQQRLLDLWLGRRRQLCVVGDVSQTIYSFAGATPDFLTGFASRYEGARVIRLNRDYRSTPQVVSLANRVLARSQRGSGALRLPAGAVELVAQRPSGPAVRFDSYDDDTAEAAGVVEQVGRLTAAGVPLSEIAVLYRTNSQSEAIEQALASAGIGYLVRGGERFFERDEVKRAMVLLRGAARTEAATLTGDVARDAREILAREGWAEQPPAARGAQRERWDSLNAIISLADELAPRPGSSLDALIAELTERAEAQNAPTVDGVTLSSLHAAKGLEWEAVFLIGACEGLLPISLAEGIAALEEERRLLYVGVTRAREHLLISYARARHPGGRASRRHSRFLDGIWPTDAGTAGSGARRRGSGGTSPRARAKEAAALFEQENDPATIALFEALRAWRAEEAKGRSVPAYTVFADTTLRSIAVVKPGTRQQLALIRGVGPVKIEAYSEAILAIVREQTG from the coding sequence ATGACCAAGCCCAGCCCGACCCCCGACGCCCCCGGCCCCACCCAGGCCGGGCGGCCGCTGAGCCCCGCCCAACTGCTCGACGCCCTCGACCCCGATCAGCGCGCCGTCGCCGAGCATGTGGAGGGCGCCCTGTGCGTGCTCGCCGGCGCCGGCACCGGCAAGACCCGCGCCATCACCTACCGCATCGCCCACGGCGTGGCCATCGGCGCCTACCACCCCCACCAGCTCCTCGCCCTCACCTTCACCAAGAAGGCCGCGGGCGAGTTGCGCGGCCGCCTGCGCGCGCTGGGCATCGAGGGCGCCCAGGCCCGCACCTTCCACTCCGCCGCCCTCAGCCAGCTCCGCTACTTCTGGCCCAGCGCCGTCGGCGGGCAGATCCTCCCCCTCCAGCCCGGCAAGGCCCCCCTTATCGCCGTCGCCGCCTCCCGCCTCGGCCTGGGAACAGACCGCGCCCTCATCCGGGACCTCGCCGCGGAGATCGAATGGGCCAAGGTCACCAACACCCTCCCCGAGGACTACGCCCAGGCCGCCACCGCGCGCGGGCGCGGCGCCGCCGGGCTCGACGCCGGCACCATCGCCTCCGTCCTCCACCTCTACGAGGAGGCCAAGAGCGAGCGCGGCGTCATCGACTTCGAGGACGTCCTGCTCATCCTCGCCGGCATCCTCGCCGAGCGGGAGGACATCGCCGCCCGCGTGAGGAGCCAGTACAAGCACTTCGTGGTTGACGAGTACCAGGACGTCTCCCCGATCCAGCAGCGCCTGCTGGACCTGTGGCTCGGGCGGCGCCGCCAGCTGTGCGTCGTCGGGGACGTCTCCCAGACCATCTACTCCTTCGCCGGCGCCACCCCGGACTTCCTCACCGGTTTCGCCTCCCGGTACGAAGGCGCCCGCGTCATCCGCCTCAACCGCGACTACCGCTCCACTCCGCAGGTCGTCTCCCTGGCCAACCGGGTACTCGCCCGCTCACAGCGCGGTTCAGGGGCGCTGCGCCTGCCCGCCGGAGCCGTCGAGCTCGTCGCCCAGCGCCCCAGCGGCCCCGCCGTCCGCTTCGACTCCTACGACGATGACACCGCCGAGGCCGCGGGCGTCGTCGAGCAGGTGGGGCGGCTCACCGCCGCCGGAGTGCCCCTGTCCGAGATCGCCGTCCTGTACCGCACCAACTCCCAGTCCGAGGCCATCGAGCAGGCGCTGGCTTCCGCGGGCATCGGATACCTCGTGCGCGGCGGGGAGCGGTTCTTCGAGCGCGACGAGGTCAAGCGCGCCATGGTGCTGCTGCGCGGCGCCGCCCGCACCGAGGCCGCCACCCTCACCGGGGACGTCGCCCGCGACGCCCGGGAGATCCTCGCCCGCGAGGGCTGGGCCGAGCAGCCCCCCGCCGCCCGCGGCGCCCAGCGCGAGCGCTGGGACTCCCTCAACGCCATCATCTCCCTCGCGGACGAGCTCGCCCCCCGCCCCGGCTCCAGCCTCGACGCCCTCATCGCCGAGCTCACCGAGCGCGCCGAGGCGCAGAACGCCCCCACGGTCGACGGCGTCACCCTGTCCTCCCTCCATGCCGCCAAGGGCCTGGAATGGGAGGCGGTGTTCCTCATCGGCGCCTGCGAGGGGCTCCTGCCGATCTCCCTGGCCGAGGGGATCGCCGCCCTGGAGGAGGAGCGGCGCCTGCTCTACGTGGGCGTCACCCGCGCCCGCGAGCACCTCCTTATCTCCTACGCCCGCGCCCGTCACCCCGGGGGCCGCGCCTCCCGCCGCCACTCCCGCTTCCTCGACGGCATCTGGCCCACCGACGCCGGCACCGCGGGAAGCGGGGCGCGCCGTCGGGGCAGTGGCGGCACCTCGCCGCGCGCCCGCGCCAAGGAGGCCGCCGCCCTCTTCGAGCAGGAGAACGACCCCGCCACCATCGCCCTGTTCGAGGCCTTGCGCGCCTGGCGGGCCGAGGAGGCCAAGGGGCGTTCCGTGCCGGCCTACACGGTCTTCGCGGATACGACCCTGCGGTCCATCGCCGTCGTCAAACCTGGCACCCGACAGCAGCTCGCCCTCATCCGCGGCGTGGGCCCGGTCAAGATCGAGGCCTACTCCGAGGCCATCCTCGCCATCGTCCGCGAGCAGACCGGCTAG
- a CDS encoding thiamine biosynthesis protein ThiF, protein MRLRGASPVLWRGPGECQIGAEAGNAIVLTGMSAAEQRLIDRLDEGIDRVSLSRSARLAGLPLRRAHELVGRLREAGMLHEEPFPVGGREADDLLYWERLRSPGGASARARRLGEARLAVLGRFDDGAPGLIAREATALLAEAGVGTVLAEDPALDAAVAQSFPTTARRAPLRAVPDLMLTVEPHLIDPIRARSLARADAPHLPVVVREVSVRVGPLLEPGRALCAACLDLHERDADPRWPVVATQERGLPAPRIERLLAHQASGLVARTVLEALADGPGTWAGRSLEISGAEPLGLERQWLPHPECACAALESE, encoded by the coding sequence ATGCGCCTGCGCGGAGCGTCCCCCGTCCTGTGGCGGGGCCCCGGAGAGTGCCAGATCGGAGCCGAGGCGGGCAACGCCATCGTCCTGACGGGGATGAGCGCGGCGGAGCAGCGGCTCATCGACCGCCTCGACGAGGGCATCGACCGGGTCTCGCTGTCCCGCTCAGCGCGCCTAGCCGGCCTGCCCCTGCGCCGCGCCCACGAACTCGTGGGGAGGCTGCGCGAGGCCGGGATGCTGCATGAGGAGCCGTTCCCGGTCGGGGGGCGCGAGGCCGACGACCTCCTGTACTGGGAGCGCCTGCGCTCCCCCGGCGGCGCCTCGGCGCGCGCCCGTCGCCTGGGTGAGGCCCGCTTGGCGGTCCTGGGGCGCTTCGACGACGGGGCGCCGGGGCTGATCGCCCGTGAGGCCACCGCCCTCCTCGCCGAGGCCGGGGTGGGCACGGTCTTGGCCGAGGACCCGGCCCTCGACGCCGCTGTCGCCCAGTCCTTCCCGACGACGGCGCGACGGGCCCCGCTGCGCGCGGTCCCCGACCTCATGCTCACCGTGGAGCCGCATCTCATCGACCCGATCCGGGCGCGGAGCCTGGCGCGGGCCGACGCCCCTCATCTGCCCGTGGTGGTGCGGGAGGTGAGCGTGCGGGTCGGCCCGCTCCTGGAGCCGGGCCGGGCCCTGTGCGCGGCCTGCCTCGATCTGCATGAGCGGGACGCCGACCCGCGGTGGCCGGTGGTGGCCACGCAGGAGCGCGGCCTGCCCGCGCCGCGCATCGAGCGGCTTCTGGCGCATCAGGCGTCGGGGCTCGTAGCGAGGACGGTCCTGGAGGCGCTGGCTGATGGGCCGGGGACGTGGGCGGGCCGCAGCCTGGAGATCTCCGGGGCCGAGCCCCTGGGCCTGGAGCGGCAGTGGCTGCCGCATCCGGAGTGCGCCTGCGCGGCGCTGGAATCGGAATAG